One segment of Sinorhizobium sp. BG8 DNA contains the following:
- the leuS gene encoding leucine--tRNA ligase, with amino-acid sequence MATERYNPRDAEPRWQAKWNDEDVFLTKNEDPRDKYYVLEMFPYPSGRIHMGHVRNYAMGDVVARYKRARGYNVLHPMGWDAFGMPAENAAMERGVHPASWTYQNIASMKSQLKAMGLSLDWSREFATCDVEYYQRQQHLFLDFLEKGLVYRKQSKVNWDPVDNTVLANEQVIDGRGWRSGALVEQRELTQWFFKITDFSQDLLESLNGLDQWPEKVRLMQKNWIGRSEGMLLRWEISEDASLTAEKEVTVYTTRPDTLFGASFLAIAADHPLARDAAAKNAAIEAFCEETRRAGTSLAALETAEKKGIDTGIRVRHPLDADWELPVYIANFVLMDYGTGAIFGCPSGDQRDLDFARKYDLPVTPVVMPEGTDQSTFSIGDEAYVGDGVMINSRFLDGLSTSAAFDAVAEKLGSTLLGNKPQGERTVNFRLRDWGISRQRYWGCPIPVIHCEDCGVVPVPKADLPVKLPDDVTFDKPGNPLDRHPTWRNVACPHCAKPARRETDTMDTFVDSSWYFARFTAPWEDQPTDPAAANSWLPVDQYIGGIEHAILHLLYSRFFTRAMQVAGHVDLKEPFKGLFTQGMVVHETYSRGSGAKREWVTPAEIRIEELDGKRRAVHLETGEEIAIGSIEKMSKSKKNVVDPDDIIASYGADTARFFVLSDSPPDRDVIWSEAGVEGAHRFVQRVWRLLSEAAPSLRGVEAQTGGSDEALQVSQLAHKTLKAVQVDYDKLAFNKAVARIYEFVNGLAAPLAKAASGSATPELNGALRDAAEILIATIAPIMPHLAEECWREIGGSGLVATASWPRYSEALVAENEMTLPVQINGKKRGDLTIARDADQTAVENAVLALEAVQAVLGGQRPKKIIVVPQRIVNVVV; translated from the coding sequence ATGGCAACCGAACGTTACAATCCGCGCGATGCCGAGCCCCGCTGGCAGGCAAAATGGAACGACGAAGACGTCTTTCTGACGAAGAACGAAGACCCGCGGGACAAATATTATGTGCTCGAGATGTTCCCGTATCCCTCGGGCCGAATCCACATGGGCCATGTGCGCAACTATGCGATGGGGGATGTCGTAGCCCGCTACAAGCGTGCGCGCGGCTATAACGTGCTTCATCCGATGGGCTGGGATGCGTTCGGCATGCCGGCGGAAAACGCCGCCATGGAACGCGGCGTCCACCCCGCCTCCTGGACATACCAAAACATCGCCTCCATGAAGTCCCAGCTGAAGGCGATGGGATTGTCGCTCGACTGGTCCCGCGAATTCGCAACCTGCGATGTGGAGTACTACCAGCGTCAACAGCACCTCTTTCTCGACTTCCTTGAGAAGGGCCTGGTCTACCGCAAGCAGTCCAAGGTCAACTGGGACCCGGTCGACAACACCGTGCTCGCCAACGAGCAGGTGATCGACGGACGGGGCTGGAGATCCGGCGCACTCGTCGAGCAGCGTGAACTGACGCAGTGGTTCTTCAAGATCACCGATTTCAGCCAGGATCTGCTCGAATCCCTCAACGGTCTCGATCAGTGGCCTGAAAAGGTTCGGCTGATGCAGAAGAACTGGATCGGTAGATCTGAGGGCATGCTGCTTCGCTGGGAAATTTCCGAGGATGCGAGTCTCACGGCAGAGAAGGAAGTAACGGTCTACACGACGCGGCCCGACACGCTTTTTGGTGCGTCGTTCCTGGCAATCGCGGCCGATCACCCGCTGGCGCGGGATGCGGCCGCCAAGAACGCTGCAATTGAGGCCTTCTGCGAGGAAACCCGCCGCGCCGGAACCTCTCTCGCCGCTCTCGAGACGGCTGAAAAGAAAGGTATCGACACCGGCATCCGGGTGCGTCATCCGCTTGACGCTGACTGGGAGCTTCCGGTCTATATCGCGAATTTCGTGCTGATGGACTACGGCACGGGCGCCATCTTCGGCTGCCCTTCCGGCGACCAGCGCGACCTCGACTTCGCCCGCAAGTACGATCTGCCGGTTACGCCTGTCGTCATGCCCGAAGGTACGGATCAATCGACCTTCTCTATCGGCGACGAAGCCTATGTGGGCGACGGCGTGATGATAAATTCGCGCTTCCTCGACGGTCTTTCGACCTCGGCCGCGTTCGACGCGGTGGCTGAAAAGCTCGGTTCGACCCTCCTCGGCAACAAGCCGCAAGGCGAGCGGACCGTGAACTTCCGCCTGCGCGACTGGGGGATCTCCCGTCAGCGCTATTGGGGCTGCCCCATACCGGTCATTCATTGCGAGGACTGCGGCGTGGTTCCCGTGCCGAAGGCGGACCTGCCGGTCAAGCTGCCTGACGATGTCACGTTCGACAAGCCCGGCAATCCGCTCGACCGTCACCCGACCTGGCGCAATGTCGCCTGCCCGCACTGCGCGAAGCCCGCCCGGCGCGAGACCGACACGATGGACACATTTGTTGATTCGTCCTGGTATTTCGCGCGGTTCACTGCACCCTGGGAAGACCAGCCGACGGATCCCGCGGCGGCAAACAGCTGGTTGCCGGTGGACCAGTATATCGGCGGCATCGAGCACGCCATTCTGCACCTTCTCTATTCGCGCTTCTTCACCCGCGCGATGCAGGTCGCCGGTCACGTCGATCTCAAGGAGCCCTTCAAGGGACTGTTCACTCAGGGAATGGTCGTCCACGAGACCTACAGCCGCGGCTCTGGCGCCAAGCGTGAGTGGGTGACGCCGGCCGAGATCCGCATAGAGGAGCTCGACGGAAAGCGTCGCGCCGTGCATCTGGAAACCGGTGAGGAGATCGCGATCGGTTCGATCGAGAAGATGTCCAAATCGAAGAAGAATGTCGTCGATCCGGACGACATCATTGCCTCTTATGGCGCTGATACCGCGCGCTTCTTCGTTCTCTCGGATTCACCGCCCGATCGCGACGTGATTTGGTCCGAGGCAGGTGTGGAGGGCGCACATCGCTTTGTCCAGCGCGTTTGGCGTCTGCTCAGCGAGGCCGCGCCTTCGCTCCGCGGCGTCGAGGCGCAGACGGGCGGGAGTGACGAGGCGTTGCAGGTCTCCCAGCTCGCTCACAAGACGCTGAAGGCCGTTCAGGTCGACTACGACAAGCTCGCCTTCAACAAGGCTGTGGCCCGCATCTACGAATTCGTGAACGGACTGGCGGCCCCGCTTGCCAAGGCAGCGTCCGGCTCGGCGACGCCAGAGCTCAACGGAGCACTGCGCGATGCGGCCGAGATCCTGATCGCCACCATCGCACCGATAATGCCGCATCTGGCAGAAGAGTGCTGGCGCGAAATTGGCGGCAGTGGCCTCGTCGCAACCGCAAGCTGGCCCCGTTACAGCGAGGCTCTTGTTGCGGAAAACGAAATGACGCTGCCCGTGCAGATCAATGGCAAGAAGCGCGGCGATTTGACAATCGCCCGCGACGCAGATCAGACTGCCGTCGAGAACGCTGTACTCGCCCTTGAAGCCGTCCAGGCCGTGCTTGGAGGGCAACGCCCGAAAAAGATAATCGTGGTTCCCCAGAGGATCGTGAATGTTGTTGTCTGA
- a CDS encoding RsmB/NOP family class I SAM-dependent RNA methyltransferase, protein MKSAKAKSGSHPKQKSRGSRSESTGASAGPEEKQGLRSRQTAAKILGAVIDRKTPLDGMLDAEHGNAAYAALSEADRALVRAIINTALRHLPRIEAILNSLVETPLPEGARALHHVLAVAAAQILYLDVPDHSAVDIAVDQAKADPRNRRFANLVNAVLRRLAREKANHLSAVQSIPAIPSWFFDRLVDVYGREHALRISEAQLVPAPIDLTVKSDPEQWAARLGGSVLPTGTVRLSAFSGTVPSLEGFAEGEWWVQDAAASIPAKLFGNVEGQSVADLCAAPGGKTAQLVLAGAKVTALDQSASRLRRLVGNLDRLRLQASTIEANAGNFRPEFPFDAVLLDAPCSSTGTIRRHPDVLWTKGPQDIAKLAEVQEKLLRHAMGMVKPGGKLVFSNCSLDPLEGEEVTKHVLASQPEWTIEPVDAKNWQGLEQAITALGEIRTTPAMFPAHDSAAGGMDGFYAVVLRRLGTSS, encoded by the coding sequence TTGAAATCCGCCAAAGCAAAATCCGGTTCGCATCCGAAACAAAAGTCCCGCGGCTCACGGAGCGAGAGTACCGGAGCCAGCGCGGGGCCGGAGGAAAAGCAGGGACTTCGCAGCCGGCAAACGGCGGCCAAGATCCTCGGTGCCGTTATCGATCGTAAGACGCCGCTCGACGGGATGCTCGATGCCGAGCATGGGAATGCCGCCTATGCTGCATTGAGTGAAGCCGACCGCGCGCTCGTCCGCGCGATCATTAACACTGCCCTCAGGCATTTGCCGCGAATTGAAGCAATCCTGAACTCGCTCGTGGAGACGCCGCTTCCCGAGGGTGCGCGCGCTTTGCATCATGTGCTGGCGGTCGCCGCCGCACAGATCCTCTATCTCGATGTTCCTGATCACTCGGCGGTCGATATTGCCGTCGATCAGGCGAAGGCGGATCCGCGCAACAGGCGCTTCGCAAATCTCGTGAATGCGGTGTTGCGGAGGCTCGCGCGCGAAAAGGCCAACCACCTCTCCGCGGTTCAATCCATTCCCGCGATACCGTCCTGGTTCTTCGATCGCCTTGTCGACGTCTATGGGCGAGAGCATGCGTTAAGGATTTCGGAGGCTCAGCTCGTTCCGGCGCCTATCGATCTCACCGTGAAAAGCGATCCGGAACAATGGGCGGCGCGCCTCGGTGGAAGCGTTCTCCCTACCGGAACGGTCCGATTGTCGGCATTCTCCGGTACAGTTCCTTCGCTCGAAGGCTTTGCAGAAGGGGAGTGGTGGGTCCAGGACGCCGCGGCCAGTATACCGGCGAAGCTCTTCGGAAACGTCGAGGGACAGTCTGTCGCAGATCTCTGCGCGGCACCCGGTGGAAAGACCGCGCAACTGGTGCTTGCAGGAGCGAAGGTTACAGCCCTTGATCAGTCGGCCAGCAGGTTGCGCCGCCTTGTCGGCAACCTCGACAGATTGCGGCTCCAGGCCTCGACGATCGAGGCGAACGCTGGGAATTTTCGACCCGAGTTTCCCTTCGATGCGGTGCTGCTTGATGCACCGTGCTCCTCCACCGGAACAATTCGACGCCACCCGGACGTATTGTGGACCAAGGGGCCGCAGGACATCGCCAAGCTGGCTGAGGTCCAGGAGAAGCTCCTCAGGCATGCGATGGGCATGGTCAAGCCCGGTGGCAAGCTGGTTTTTTCGAACTGCTCTCTCGATCCCCTGGAGGGAGAAGAGGTTACGAAGCACGTGCTTGCGTCTCAACCGGAATGGACAATAGAGCCGGTGGACGCAAAGAATTGGCAAGGCCTCGAGCAGGCGATCACTGCCCTTGGTGAAATCCGAACGACTCCGGCAATGTTTCCGGCCCATGACAGTGCGGCCGGTGGCATGGATGGTTTTTATGCAGTCGTTCTCCGGCGGCTAGGAACCTCGTCCTAG
- the lptE gene encoding LPS assembly lipoprotein LptE, whose product MLLSDGSKTTRALKIGATLLLLGVISGCQVRPLYSDGSGMQEVLASIEISEADDRVEQKVRNSLIFLLGGGSGEPANPQYRMEMNVSVRDIGVLLDPKDDSPRAGRIVVSADYNLAKADTGETVRSGRRSAVALVDFPVQEFAKLRATRDAQDRAARELAELIRADIAAALAK is encoded by the coding sequence ATGTTGTTGTCTGACGGATCGAAAACGACCCGCGCCCTGAAGATCGGTGCAACCCTCCTTCTGCTGGGCGTCATTTCCGGATGTCAGGTCCGTCCGCTTTACTCCGACGGCTCCGGAATGCAGGAGGTTCTTGCTTCCATCGAGATTTCGGAAGCCGACGATCGAGTCGAGCAGAAGGTCAGGAACAGCCTGATATTCCTGCTCGGCGGCGGTTCTGGCGAGCCTGCCAACCCGCAATACCGCATGGAGATGAATGTCTCGGTGCGCGATATCGGCGTGCTGCTGGACCCCAAGGATGACAGTCCTCGCGCTGGGCGCATCGTCGTTTCCGCGGACTACAACCTTGCCAAGGCGGACACTGGTGAGACGGTCCGGTCGGGTAGGCGTTCTGCTGTCGCGCTCGTCGATTTCCCGGTGCAGGAATTTGCGAAGCTTCGAGCGACTCGTGACGCCCAGGATCGGGCAGCACGGGAACTCGCTGAGCTGATCAGGGCCGATATCGCCGCCGCATTGGCGAAGTAG
- a CDS encoding YggS family pyridoxal phosphate-dependent enzyme, with the protein MELQERLAEVRDRIGKAARSAGRAADGVSLVAVSKTFDADAILPAIEAGQRIFGENRVQEAQGKWPSLRAEFEGIELHLIGPLQSNKAADAVSLFDVIETVDREKIARAIAAEADRQQRKPRLYVQVNTGLEPQKAGIAPDDTEAFVDHCRSELGLSIEGLMCIPPADENPGPHFALLAKLAARCGLEKLSMGMSGDYETAVAFGATSVRVGSAIFGSR; encoded by the coding sequence ATGGAACTGCAAGAGCGTCTGGCAGAGGTTCGCGATCGCATCGGCAAGGCTGCGCGGTCAGCGGGGCGCGCAGCGGATGGCGTCAGCCTTGTCGCCGTCTCCAAGACGTTCGATGCGGACGCGATCCTGCCGGCAATCGAAGCGGGCCAGAGGATTTTCGGAGAGAACCGAGTCCAGGAGGCACAGGGAAAGTGGCCATCGCTCAGGGCGGAGTTCGAGGGCATCGAACTCCATCTCATAGGGCCACTGCAGTCGAACAAGGCAGCTGATGCAGTTTCGCTGTTCGATGTGATCGAGACAGTCGATCGCGAAAAGATCGCCCGCGCAATTGCGGCCGAGGCAGACCGGCAGCAGCGGAAGCCACGCCTCTACGTACAGGTCAATACGGGACTTGAGCCACAAAAGGCGGGCATCGCGCCGGATGACACCGAAGCGTTCGTGGATCACTGCCGATCCGAATTGGGACTGTCCATCGAGGGGCTGATGTGTATCCCACCGGCTGACGAAAATCCCGGTCCACATTTCGCCCTCCTGGCGAAGCTCGCCGCCCGGTGTGGGCTTGAAAAACTGTCCATGGGCATGTCCGGCGACTATGAGACAGCGGTCGCATTTGGGGCGACCAGCGTACGCGTGGGCTCGGCCATCTTCGGAAGCCGCTGA
- a CDS encoding ParA family protein: protein MAGEKNRIITIANQKGGVGKTTTAINLATALAAIGESVLIVDLDPQGNASTGLGIDRRDRKFSSYDLLIGTHGIGDIVLETAVPNLSIVPSTMDLLGIEMEIAQESDRVFRLKRALATAEALAYSYVLVDCPPSFNLLTMNAMAAAHSVLVPLQCEFFALEGLSQLLETVDQVRRSVNPLLDIQGIVLTMFDSRNNLAQQVVSDVRTHLGDKVYHTLIPRNVRVSEAPSYGKPAILYDLKCAGSQAYLQLASEVIQRERLRKAA, encoded by the coding sequence ATGGCAGGCGAGAAGAACCGGATCATCACAATTGCAAATCAAAAAGGTGGAGTGGGAAAAACAACCACGGCCATAAACCTCGCTACTGCTCTTGCGGCGATCGGCGAGAGCGTCTTGATCGTGGATCTTGATCCGCAGGGGAATGCCAGCACCGGATTGGGCATCGATCGACGCGATCGAAAGTTCTCGTCTTATGATCTCCTGATCGGGACGCATGGCATCGGCGATATCGTATTGGAGACGGCCGTCCCCAATCTTTCGATCGTTCCGTCGACAATGGACCTGCTCGGAATCGAAATGGAAATTGCGCAGGAGAGCGATCGGGTGTTTCGCCTGAAGCGTGCGCTTGCAACGGCCGAGGCCCTGGCGTACTCGTATGTTCTGGTCGATTGCCCTCCTTCGTTCAATCTTCTCACGATGAACGCCATGGCTGCAGCGCACTCTGTCCTGGTTCCATTGCAGTGCGAATTCTTTGCGCTCGAAGGCCTGAGCCAGCTTTTGGAAACGGTCGATCAGGTGCGGCGCTCGGTCAATCCGCTCCTCGACATCCAGGGGATCGTCCTGACGATGTTCGACTCGCGGAACAACCTTGCCCAGCAGGTCGTCAGCGACGTCCGCACGCATCTGGGCGATAAGGTCTACCACACACTTATTCCTCGAAATGTACGGGTATCCGAAGCTCCTTCCTATGGGAAACCCGCCATTCTGTACGATCTCAAATGTGCCGGCAGCCAGGCCTATCTGCAGCTGGCGTCGGAAGTGATACAGCGCGAACGTCTTCGAAAAGCGGCCTGA
- the holA gene encoding DNA polymerase III subunit delta, which translates to MVDIKSHEFEGFLQKSAQTYRLFVVYGPDRGMVSERAGLLAKGTGVALDDPFSVIKLDVSDIASDPGRLMDEANALGLFGGKRLVWVRGTANEKPLVQAMEALADKPPPDCTIIVEAGDLKKGAGLRKLAETSRQVAAIPCYADDGRALNTLIDQELSAENLRLSPAARLRLVESLGGDRLASRNEIRKLVLYCRGMATIEEEDVLAAVGDASAISTDDAVDAILKGDKAAFIQSMQKIVASKTPIFLVLQGCLRTFQLLDLMRSEMDEKRLPAPQVVATLGRHLHFRRKPVIENALKIWSTSAIRREAQRLQAAILQSRQKATIEDTVAIHTLLATVLQSARK; encoded by the coding sequence ATGGTCGACATCAAGTCGCACGAGTTCGAGGGTTTTCTCCAGAAGTCGGCGCAGACCTATCGTCTGTTCGTGGTCTACGGACCGGATCGCGGGATGGTTTCCGAGAGGGCAGGGCTGCTGGCAAAAGGCACGGGCGTAGCGCTCGACGACCCGTTCTCGGTCATCAAGCTCGACGTGTCGGATATCGCGTCCGATCCCGGACGGTTGATGGACGAGGCGAATGCGCTTGGTCTGTTCGGCGGCAAGCGGCTGGTGTGGGTACGCGGAACCGCGAACGAAAAACCGCTCGTGCAGGCCATGGAGGCTCTCGCCGACAAGCCGCCCCCCGACTGCACGATCATCGTAGAAGCCGGCGACCTCAAGAAGGGTGCGGGCCTCCGCAAACTCGCCGAAACCTCCCGCCAGGTCGCAGCGATTCCGTGCTATGCGGATGACGGCCGGGCACTCAACACACTGATTGACCAGGAACTTTCGGCTGAGAACCTCAGGCTATCACCGGCGGCCAGGCTGCGCCTTGTCGAATCGCTCGGCGGCGATCGCCTGGCGTCGCGAAACGAGATCCGCAAACTGGTACTCTACTGCCGCGGCATGGCGACGATCGAGGAAGAAGACGTACTGGCTGCGGTCGGGGACGCAAGCGCGATTTCCACGGATGACGCGGTCGACGCGATTCTGAAAGGTGACAAGGCCGCCTTCATCCAGTCCATGCAGAAGATCGTCGCATCCAAGACGCCGATCTTTCTCGTCCTGCAGGGATGCTTGCGGACGTTTCAGTTGCTGGACTTGATGCGGTCGGAAATGGATGAGAAACGTCTTCCAGCGCCGCAGGTTGTCGCAACGTTGGGCCGCCACCTTCATTTCCGACGCAAACCGGTCATCGAGAACGCACTGAAGATTTGGTCGACCTCTGCCATTCGCCGGGAGGCGCAGCGTTTGCAGGCCGCAATTCTGCAAAGTCGCCAGAAAGCAACGATCGAGGACACCGTCGCCATCCACACCTTGCTGGCGACGGTTCTGCAATCTGCACGCAAATAA
- a CDS encoding thermonuclease family protein translates to MRNRQTLKAGILACLVPGAGAAANGAEQHQPVAVTGPVVADIVRVIDGDTILVSARPWPQQTVEVYVRLRGIDTPELRSSCPDIRVLAQAAKARLIELASGHNELSLTDIEGDKFFGRVIADVRFPDGVNPAQDLVAAGLASSYHGGKRRQDDCRF, encoded by the coding sequence ATGCGAAATCGTCAAACCCTGAAAGCCGGAATTCTTGCCTGTCTCGTTCCAGGTGCAGGTGCTGCCGCCAACGGTGCTGAACAGCACCAGCCCGTCGCCGTAACAGGCCCGGTCGTCGCGGATATCGTCCGTGTAATTGATGGCGATACAATTCTGGTATCCGCGCGTCCCTGGCCACAACAGACCGTCGAGGTCTATGTAAGGCTGCGCGGCATCGACACACCCGAGTTGCGCTCCTCCTGTCCAGACATACGAGTGCTCGCGCAAGCAGCCAAGGCTAGGCTCATCGAACTTGCTTCGGGGCACAATGAGCTCTCGCTTACCGACATCGAGGGCGACAAGTTCTTCGGCCGCGTCATCGCTGACGTACGTTTTCCCGATGGTGTGAATCCGGCTCAGGATCTTGTGGCTGCCGGTCTGGCCAGCTCCTACCACGGTGGGAAGCGGCGGCAAGACGATTGCCGATTCTGA
- a CDS encoding DUF1013 domain-containing protein, whose protein sequence is MAQQLLMPKATAVWLVDNTALSFDQIAQFCKLHPLEVKAIADGESAQGIKGLDPIATGQLSREEIARAETNPAHKLKLSEPKVRVPESKRKGPRYTPVSKRQDRPNAILWLVRNHPELKDAQISRLVGTTKSTIEQIRERTHWNSANLTPMDPVTLGLCSQIDLDLEVERASKGRPLPTAAELGATLESARETEKLPYSDSDRDVEKEIDADAVFAKLKSLKSTRTDEDEDDDHF, encoded by the coding sequence ATGGCTCAGCAACTGCTCATGCCAAAGGCAACAGCCGTATGGCTCGTTGACAATACGGCGCTGTCGTTTGACCAGATCGCACAGTTCTGCAAACTGCACCCGCTCGAAGTGAAGGCCATTGCCGACGGCGAATCGGCACAGGGCATCAAGGGTCTGGATCCCATAGCCACCGGACAGCTTTCACGCGAGGAAATAGCCCGCGCCGAAACGAATCCGGCCCACAAGCTCAAGCTCTCCGAGCCGAAGGTACGCGTACCTGAATCCAAGCGGAAGGGCCCGCGTTACACGCCGGTCTCCAAGCGCCAGGATCGCCCCAATGCCATTCTCTGGCTTGTGCGCAACCATCCCGAACTGAAGGATGCACAGATTTCGCGCCTGGTCGGAACGACGAAGTCGACAATCGAGCAGATTCGCGAACGCACCCACTGGAACTCGGCAAACCTTACGCCGATGGATCCCGTAACCCTCGGCCTGTGCTCGCAGATCGATCTCGACCTCGAGGTCGAGCGCGCTTCCAAGGGTCGCCCGCTGCCGACGGCAGCCGAGCTCGGCGCCACGCTCGAGTCCGCACGCGAGACGGAGAAGCTTCCCTACAGCGATTCCGACCGCGACGTAGAGAAGGAAATCGATGCCGACGCCGTCTTCGCCAAGCTGAAATCCCTCAAGTCCACGCGGACCGATGAGGACGAGGACGACGATCACTTCTGA
- a CDS encoding DUF1674 domain-containing protein — protein MMGEHWAYFNIPSEFGGRMQSENDNSAGRGRPLSAAAVRALKEAEERRLANPAHELPKEIGGRGGADPARFGDWEVNGRAIDF, from the coding sequence ATGATGGGGGAGCATTGGGCATACTTCAATATCCCGTCCGAATTCGGAGGTCGCATGCAGAGCGAGAACGACAACAGTGCCGGCAGGGGGCGTCCGCTTTCTGCAGCGGCCGTTCGCGCGTTGAAGGAAGCCGAGGAAAGGCGTCTCGCTAACCCTGCACATGAGTTGCCGAAGGAGATCGGTGGCCGCGGTGGTGCCGATCCCGCCCGCTTCGGCGACTGGGAAGTCAACGGACGAGCCATCGATTTCTAG
- a CDS encoding ParB/RepB/Spo0J family partition protein — MNDDNSKRRLGRGLAALIGEMDQPVQQGVAPSAVNPDRQVPIEFVGRNPRNPRRYFDESELQDLASSIRQHGIVQPVVVRTIAQDRFEIIAGERRWRAAQLAGFVEIPVIVRDVDDRTALEIAIVENVQRSDLNPLEEAMGYDQLIAEHGYTQNDLGEIIGKSRSHVANSLRLLKLPEPVRDMLASGSLSAGHARALIPTSDPVALARSIVAKGMSVRDAERLAQNDIKAQSNPGGAEAHRKEEKDADTVALERTLSDSLGLQVTVNHKGTGGQLRISYKTLEQLEEICRLLERR, encoded by the coding sequence ATGAATGATGACAACTCGAAACGACGGCTCGGCCGCGGCCTTGCAGCCTTGATCGGAGAGATGGACCAGCCGGTCCAGCAAGGGGTTGCGCCCTCGGCCGTAAACCCGGATCGTCAGGTGCCGATCGAATTTGTCGGCCGCAACCCGCGCAATCCGCGGCGCTACTTCGATGAATCCGAGCTGCAGGACCTCGCTTCCTCCATCCGACAACATGGGATCGTTCAGCCTGTTGTCGTTCGCACTATTGCGCAGGATCGCTTCGAGATCATCGCCGGTGAACGGCGCTGGCGCGCGGCGCAGCTCGCTGGCTTCGTTGAAATTCCAGTGATCGTGCGGGACGTTGACGATCGTACGGCGCTTGAAATTGCTATCGTTGAGAACGTGCAGCGTTCGGACCTCAACCCGCTCGAGGAGGCGATGGGGTATGATCAGCTGATTGCGGAACATGGGTATACGCAGAACGACCTAGGCGAAATTATCGGCAAGAGCCGCAGTCATGTCGCCAACAGCCTTCGTCTGCTCAAGCTGCCGGAACCGGTGCGGGACATGCTCGCGTCTGGGTCTCTCTCGGCAGGTCACGCGCGGGCCCTCATTCCGACCTCGGATCCCGTAGCCCTTGCCCGTTCCATTGTGGCAAAGGGCATGTCCGTTCGTGACGCTGAGAGGCTTGCGCAGAACGACATCAAGGCTCAATCCAATCCGGGTGGTGCTGAAGCGCATCGCAAGGAGGAGAAGGACGCTGATACTGTTGCGCTCGAGCGGACGCTGTCGGATAGCCTCGGCCTACAGGTTACGGTGAACCATAAGGGCACGGGTGGGCAGCTTCGGATTTCCTACAAAACGCTCGAGCAGCTGGAAGAAATCTGCCGGTTGCTGGAACGACGCTAA
- the htpX gene encoding zinc metalloprotease HtpX yields MNLVRTAMLLAFMTALFMGVGYLIGGSGGMMIALLVAAAMNFFSYWNSDRMVLSMYGAQEVEERNAPEYYGIVRDLAARAGLPMPRVYVINSDQPNAFATGRNPQNAAVAASTGLLHSLSYEEVAGVMAHELAHIQNRDTLTMTLTATIAGAISMLANFAMFFGGNNRENNNPLGFVGVLIAMIVAPFAAMLVQMAISRTREYSADRRGAEICGNPLWLASALRKIAVAAGRIPNDRAEHNPATAHMFIINPLSGERMDNLFSTHPNTENRIAALQAMAAEDMRQGSTPPPRPDSAGRKSRSVPTTGWGRGGSEPPKGPWS; encoded by the coding sequence ATGAATCTCGTTCGAACAGCGATGCTGCTTGCATTCATGACAGCGCTTTTCATGGGTGTCGGCTATCTCATCGGTGGTAGCGGCGGCATGATGATCGCGCTGCTGGTTGCAGCCGCGATGAACTTCTTTTCCTATTGGAACTCCGACCGCATGGTGCTCTCCATGTACGGGGCGCAGGAAGTCGAGGAGCGCAATGCGCCGGAATACTACGGCATCGTTCGCGATCTCGCGGCCAGAGCCGGGCTGCCAATGCCCCGGGTGTATGTCATCAACAGCGATCAACCGAACGCCTTCGCAACCGGCAGAAATCCGCAGAATGCGGCGGTGGCGGCCTCGACAGGCCTGCTGCATTCGCTTTCCTACGAGGAAGTGGCGGGCGTTATGGCCCATGAGCTCGCTCATATCCAGAATCGCGATACCCTGACCATGACGCTGACGGCCACAATCGCCGGCGCCATCTCCATGCTGGCGAACTTTGCCATGTTCTTCGGGGGTAACAATCGCGAAAACAATAATCCCCTCGGATTCGTAGGGGTCCTTATCGCCATGATCGTCGCCCCCTTTGCAGCCATGCTGGTTCAGATGGCGATCAGCAGGACGCGGGAATACTCCGCAGACCGGCGTGGTGCAGAGATTTGCGGCAATCCGTTGTGGCTTGCTTCCGCCTTGAGGAAAATCGCGGTCGCCGCCGGGCGAATTCCGAACGACCGGGCCGAGCATAACCCGGCGACGGCGCACATGTTCATCATCAATCCACTGTCAGGCGAGCGGATGGATAACCTGTTCTCAACCCATCCGAACACGGAGAACAGAATTGCCGCCCTGCAGGCTATGGCGGCGGAAGACATGCGGCAAGGCTCGACGCCGCCGCCGCGGCCTGATAGTGCGGGGCGAAAATCGCGCTCCGTACCGACAACCGGCTGGGGGCGCGGTGGTTCCGAACCACCGAAAGGTCCCTGGTCTTGA